CCACGGCAAAGAGGGAGATGGTCAGCGTCCATTCGGCCATGTTGCGTACATAATTGACCGGTCCGTCGATGTGGCCCAGGCACCAGTAGCGGCCACCCGGACGACGGTTGCCGGCCTCCTCCTCCCAGAAGCCGTCCATAGGGTCCAGGGCGGCGATCTTGGTCCTGCAGTATCGGATCAGACGCGTGTCGATGCCCGGCGAGAACTGGGTGCCCTGGCCGATGGCAGAGGTTGAGCGGGGATCGTGGGGGTTGATCTGGTCCTGAAGGGCATGACGGCCGGCCTCCACAGCAATAGTGGCGGCCTGCATGGCCAAATCGCGCAATTCCATACTTCTCTTCTCTTTCAAACAGATGGTCAGGCATTGCCGACCGTGGTCAACCGGTGGTCGTCCGGTCGAATATCGAACTATTTTCTGCGCTATGAGCAGTATATGTCGCGGTCATCCCGGCAGGAAGACCGTGTGTGACCCAGTGGATCGGACAGGTCCACAACCCTGGTTCCAGGCCCTCCCTCCGGTCCCTGCTCCTCAAGAACGACACGACTCCAGGAGACGGCTCTGACCGCATCAGGACAGCGGTGAAGCAACTGGGAACGGCACCAGGCCCGAGTCTGCTCCGGACCCTGGTCCATGGCCCTGACGACCAGGTCGGAATCGGCCAGTTGCAGGACGGATCCCCTGAGTCGCCAGGGCAGGTCACGGCCGGGATCCACTCGCGCCCAGGCCAGATCCAGGGCCGCCAGACGGGCATCCGACCAGTCCGGCATGGCCCGGCGACGACGCAGACGCTCCAAGAGCTGCCACTTGAGCAGCCATTCCAACCTGCCTGCCTGGTCGTGCATGACCAAACGGGCCTCGTCATCACCCGAACGCACCACAACCAGATCCTCGAGCACCTGGTTCCATAGATCCAGAACCCGGTCATCGGCACAATCCGGCCGGTCAGAATCGCGTCTTACCTGCCTGGCCGCATCCAGCAACGCACCTTGGATGGTCAGTGCATCGGCGAATCCTCCGTTCGCCAAGGCCAGTGGCTTGGTCAGGGTGAGATCTCGTGAAACCGTGTGCAGGGCCGACACCGGATCATCCAGCGTCCAGCGATCCAGCAGCTCGTCGACCTGGCTGGTCGAATCGCCCTCGGACTCCAAGAGACCCAGCAGCAGATCGGTTGTTCCCAGCTTGAGGACCAGGGGCGCATCCAACCGGTTGGCATCACCCACGATCACGTGAAGACGGCGACTGTCCGGCCCTGCATGCGACTCGTCCCTGGTATTGATGATCGGCCGACCGAAGGTGGTCTGCAGTCCAATGCGGCTGGTCAGATAGTCGGCGCGCTGGCTGAGCTGGAAGCCGGCCCCCTCGCTCCTGGGCCCCAGGCCCACTCTGCCAGAACCGGTGTAAATCTGCCTGGTGACGAAATGAATGGTCATCAGAGCCGCCACCCTGGCGAAGGGCACCGCCCTATCAATCAGATAATTCTCATGGGATCCCCATGCGGCACCCTTGCCGTCCACGTTGTTCTTGTAAAGAGCCAGGCCACCGGCCCTTTCCGCGGCCCGGGCCATCATCCGGTCCCCCGCGCGGTCCTGGACCAGCGCGTCGAAGGCATTCACTGTTTCCGCCGAGGCATACTCGGGATGAGCATGATCCACGTAAATCCGAGCGCCATTGGGAGCTGCCACATCGATCAGGCGGGCACCGGGCGCATCAGTGAGCATGCTCGGAGCGGCAGCGGAACGCGGCAGCCGACCTCCCCTGGCATCATTGACCGGATCCTCACTCCCGTAGTCCCAGCGGATGTGAGCCAGGTCCGGCTCGGCTGCAGCTCTTACCAGACGCAGGGCCAGTGCACGCGGATCAGCGTCAGGATCCCGGGGGTCGGCAATGGCGTACTCAGTCTCGGTGCCCATAACCCGCCCGGCATTCATGACCGCTCCTCTGGCTCGCCGACCGGGCGAACCTCCTGGACCTGTCCTGGGCGCAGTCCGGCCAGATCGGCCCAGCGGTCCGGGTCCTGTCCGCGAAGTTCCTCCAGAGTGTCCTCATACTGCCCGTGGACCGCCCTTAAGCAGAACCGACGGTCAAGACCAACCTGTCGGCCTTGTTGGATGGAGGCCTTGACCGCCATGGTCTTGACCCGATCAACCAGGTTGTGCAGCATGGCGCCGGAGACCACAGACTCCAGGTAGAGGGGCTGCCAGCGGCCCGTGGCATCCATGATTCTGCCCAGCAGGTGGTCATCATCCCGGGCGAAGAGTCCGTCGACCAGTACCCTGATCAGCCCCTCAGGCCCGGCACCATCGTCCATGGGCATATCGGAGCCCAGGTACTTGCCCAGAATCGCGGCTGACCTGGTCCTGTCGGGCCGGTCGATGCGGATTTTGACGTCCAATCTCCCCGGGCGCAGAACCGCCGGGTCAATCATGTCGATGCGGTTGGAAGCGCCGATGACCATGACCTGGTCCAGGGACTCGACACCGTCCAGCTCTGTCAGAAACTGGGGGACGATGGTGGTCTCCACATCCGATGAGATGCCTGACCCCCGAGTGCGGAGCAAGGCGTCCATCTCGTCGATGAAGACCACCACTGGCCCACCCTGGCCTGCCAGGCTGCGGGCCCGAGCGAAGAGACGGCGAATCAGGCGTTCGGACTCGCCCACGAACTTGTTGAGCATCTCGGGGCCCTTGACCGAAAGAAAGACCCCGTGGCCGTCGCTCTCCTGGGCCAGGGCGCGGGCCAGTGCCTTGGCGATCATGGTCTTGCCATTGCCAGGCGGCCCGTAGAGCAGAACACCCTTGGGGGCCCGAAGCCCGTAACGACGC
The window above is part of the Bifidobacterium asteroides DSM 20089 genome. Proteins encoded here:
- the arc gene encoding proteasome ATPase — protein: MQSDDVDQADDANDQDQAGDRRNRALAAALTRAAKELAKAKSQLAQLGQPPLSVALALGVDSVAYDSQGVQQARLLILNGSRRMVVPLAPNIRAERIRAGQEVLLNADMVVVRVGDQPVTGQVRTLRETLESGALLVEDSSGQTRVAARAGSLQDLPIEAGSALLMDESCSVALAVLPESDQSDMLLEETPDVDFSDIGGLDRQIERIRDAVQLPFQHADLMRRYGLRAPKGVLLYGPPGNGKTMIAKALARALAQESDGHGVFLSVKGPEMLNKFVGESERLIRRLFARARSLAGQGGPVVVFIDEMDALLRTRGSGISSDVETTIVPQFLTELDGVESLDQVMVIGASNRIDMIDPAVLRPGRLDVKIRIDRPDRTRSAAILGKYLGSDMPMDDGAGPEGLIRVLVDGLFARDDDHLLGRIMDATGRWQPLYLESVVSGAMLHNLVDRVKTMAVKASIQQGRQVGLDRRFCLRAVHGQYEDTLEELRGQDPDRWADLAGLRPGQVQEVRPVGEPEERS
- the dop gene encoding depupylase/deamidase Dop, translated to MNAGRVMGTETEYAIADPRDPDADPRALALRLVRAAAEPDLAHIRWDYGSEDPVNDARGGRLPRSAAAPSMLTDAPGARLIDVAAPNGARIYVDHAHPEYASAETVNAFDALVQDRAGDRMMARAAERAGGLALYKNNVDGKGAAWGSHENYLIDRAVPFARVAALMTIHFVTRQIYTGSGRVGLGPRSEGAGFQLSQRADYLTSRIGLQTTFGRPIINTRDESHAGPDSRRLHVIVGDANRLDAPLVLKLGTTDLLLGLLESEGDSTSQVDELLDRWTLDDPVSALHTVSRDLTLTKPLALANGGFADALTIQGALLDAARQVRRDSDRPDCADDRVLDLWNQVLEDLVVVRSGDDEARLVMHDQAGRLEWLLKWQLLERLRRRRAMPDWSDARLAALDLAWARVDPGRDLPWRLRGSVLQLADSDLVVRAMDQGPEQTRAWCRSQLLHRCPDAVRAVSWSRVVLEEQGPEGGPGTRVVDLSDPLGHTRSSCRDDRDIYCS